Part of the Sporosarcina sp. FSL K6-2383 genome is shown below.
ATGTATAAGCTACTTCACCGGTTTGGAATTTAGCCTCCGGAACTTCTTTGATTGCGAATCCTTTGAAACTGATGATTCCGTTCGTGTCGACGTTTGCACCAGAATGTTTAGCTGATGAAGTGATTGGGTGGTCGACGATAGCGTTGTATAGCTCCGGTTTAACCCATGCCATTTTAGTGCCAATTGCTTCCATGTTTACATAAGCGTTAGACAAGTCGTTGAACAACTTCAGCACAGCGTCGTTTGAGAAGTCCGCCAAGTTAAGAGTCTGGTCAGCAACAGTAGAGATGAACAACCCACCCTTGTTGTCGAACAATTGGACTTTAGCTTGCGCTTGTAGCTCCGAACGATCAGCAACAGTAGCATCGAAGTTATTGTTGACCGTGTGCTTGTCAATACCCTCGTGCCAAGTCCACTCCCAGTCATAAAGCACATCCGTGTCCGTGTAGATGATTTCTTTTCGTTCGCCGAAACGGTTAGTGTTGCTTGTGCCTGTTCCGAATGCAACATTAGGATCTTTGTTGTATTCCACTCCGATAACTACTGGAATATCACTTGTTTTGATAGAAAACGCTGTCGTGTTGTGCGTAACTCCGTCTAGTGCTTCGATTCCGCCGCCGAAAAACTCCGAAAAGTAAGCTTGTTTCTTATAAACTACTTGCAACAGTTCTTTGAATTGTTTCTGGTAACTACGCACCGCTAAATTATTGTTTTCTCCTGCCATTTTACATTACCTCTTCCTATTAGTTGTATTTCGCCAGTTTAGCCGCGAACGGATCGCTCGGAGTATTCTCTCCGCCATTCGGATTGCCCGGCGTGACGATTGCCGGTGAATTGGGTGGTGCTTCTTCCGTGTCAAATAGATACGAGTCAGATTCTTTCAATGTTGTTAATTGATCTTCTAGGTTCAACAGCGTTTCACCGTCTAGCTTGATTTTCTCAGTGTCCAGCAACGCTTTGAGCGCTTTCGGATTGCGAACCTTCGCACCTGTCAATGCTTTTTCAAGAGCGAAGTCGAATGCTTGACCATCCAATTTAGCTTGTAGGTCAGTAGTAGCAGTGGCGTTTTCGCCTTTCAGACGGTCGATTTCAGCGGTTAAGTCGTCGTTATCTTTAACCTTGGCTGATAAGTCATTTAACTGCGTATCACGTTCAGTCAATTGCCCTTTTAAGTCGTCGCGTTCGGTCGTCATTGCAGCAAGCTCGCCTTTTGTTGCATTTACCACGGAACCATGACTAGCCATCACTTTATCAATTTGTTCATCGGTCAATCCCATTTCTTTCAACGCTTCTCTATTCATCTTCATTCCTCCTACATTTGGTTACGCAGTCTTGTCTGCGATGGATTTGCGCATTTACGTTGCGCGAACGACAAATAAGCCTGTTTAATGACTATTGCCAAAGTCAGGTGCAATAAAGGATGCACGAACCTAGATATGGATCACTTCCTTTCAGTCATTGTCGTGTTCAACAATTTCATAGGTAGCTTCAAAAATATCTGGTTTACATGGATAAAACTCACCTTTAATCCCTTTAATTACATAATCGCCATGAGAAACTAACATGTCACCTTCAAGCGTTTTGATGTATAACTTCGATTGAGTTGAATTCATATCAGTGTTTTCAAATCCGGCAAAATCTACTATCTCTTCAACCGTTCCGTTATACTGAACAGCCTCAATTTCTACTGGTTTCTTTCGGTATTTAGGCATTGTACAATCACCCCTTTCAGTTATCATAAGAAAAGTCGCCTAACAGCGTTTTCAAAGGCGTATAAACCTTTTCTCGCTTATAGTTACGCCTCAAATACTCTGGATTAGCCGCTAAATGTGAACGCATAGCCATTTGTCTACGACTAACCATCATTCTCCAATGAGCAGCAGTATCACTTTTCATCGCTTCAGCAACTATGAGGTTCTTTTTGTATTTCAGTATCTCGCGTTCAATTCGACGTTGAGTATCACGCGCGTTTGCTATTTCTTCATTCGATTTCGGGTCAATCTTAGGTTGATTGTTGGTATTGACTCCTGGGATAAACGGAACATGTAGATGCCGGCAGTTAACACCTCTGTGTCCTCCCGCCTCTCCGTAATCAGCTTGCCAAATAGAGTCATAGATGCTCTTGTATTCGCTATCTGGTGGCAATTCACTTGTCTCTCGTAAATCCACAACATTACCTTGTATCCTTACACAACGACTTGCTGAGCCTATCATGCTAGTAACGACTACAGTATGCACCCCATATTCGTCCATGCGATCTTTTCGCAAAGTATCGTACGTATTACCGAGTGTAGATTTCATGACTGTTCTC
Proteins encoded:
- a CDS encoding phage capsid protein; translation: MAGENNNLAVRSYQKQFKELLQVVYKKQAYFSEFFGGGIEALDGVTHNTTAFSIKTSDIPVVIGVEYNKDPNVAFGTGTSNTNRFGERKEIIYTDTDVLYDWEWTWHEGIDKHTVNNNFDATVADRSELQAQAKVQLFDNKGGLFISTVADQTLNLADFSNDAVLKLFNDLSNAYVNMEAIGTKMAWVKPELYNAIVDHPITSSAKHSGANVDTNGIISFKGFAIKEVPEAKFQTGEVAYTSIVGVGKQFTGINTARTIPSEDFDGVAFQGAGKAGEFILPANKKAVIKVVTP
- a CDS encoding phage scaffolding protein, producing MNREALKEMGLTDEQIDKVMASHGSVVNATKGELAAMTTERDDLKGQLTERDTQLNDLSAKVKDNDDLTAEIDRLKGENATATTDLQAKLDGQAFDFALEKALTGAKVRNPKALKALLDTEKIKLDGETLLNLEDQLTTLKESDSYLFDTEEAPPNSPAIVTPGNPNGGENTPSDPFAAKLAKYN
- a CDS encoding phage minor capsid protein — protein: MKPKITPHQLDLWSGNMSDLYQSLEGDIIRIIIKRLNTGYRDIAYWQAEKLADLHLFNNDVTRLLAEVTNVAEPEIRRMFEEVGRGIVEDIDNAMPYPTKPVPTNLDNVMRAYHNQAWGEIDNYVNQTLVTTQYGAGTAQRAYVDVLNKTSAAFNTGLYTMEQSVERAITDLAQKGIKSTFVDKGGNHWSLEGYMRTVMKSTLGNTYDTLRKDRMDEYGVHTVVVTSMIGSASRCVRIQGNVVDLRETSELPPDSEYKSIYDSIWQADYGEAGGHRGVNCRHLHVPFIPGVNTNNQPKIDPKSNEEIANARDTQRRIEREILKYKKNLIVAEAMKSDTAAHWRMMVSRRQMAMRSHLAANPEYLRRNYKREKVYTPLKTLLGDFSYDN